The Vitis vinifera cultivar Pinot Noir 40024 chromosome 16, ASM3070453v1 DNA segment ttgaagttttctaaattttcctattttcattaCAAATTAATCCacattcataaattttcaattttttgatctaaaaattaatttaacaaaccctaatctagattgaaatctttcaaagaatatctaaagtttttaaaactaattagcgaaaataaaatattaatttaaggattaaaatcttacctgaaaaattgatcttcaaactCTAAACCTCCAAATCTTCAACCCTATACTCTCTGATCTCGgtgtaaaatgattttttgaatagAGAAGATAGGAAAAACCTAATATATACAgggattttaaatataaaaagatatttttacttttattaaattactttaactaattattaatttttaaattacaattttacccctaaattgggtttggggcaTTCACAATAGGTTCCAAGACACCTTATAGTATTGGATGCTTTTTCCCTATTCGGTTTAGTCTTTAGTGATCATCTTATGATTAGAAGATGGTAGTGAGGTTTGGGTGAGTGAGGGTAGCAAGAActgattgaaaatatatatatatatatatatatatatatatatatatatatatatatataatattaagggAAGGGAAGGATAATAATTAGTCTCATTTAACCAGCAAGaattgaatgaaagaaaaataaaaatataataatttgttcCATTTATGCTAGAAAGATGAGGGAGAGATAATgctatgaaaaaagaaaagatcatACCAGGGATTGGAGGGTTCAAATCCATACAACTCACTCTTGTGTGATGAACAACAAAATTTTGGAGAAATTTTTACTAATTGTGTGATGAACAACATGGTAATTGTCTTGTCATGCGTCTCATCTTGCAAATAATTCCAATAGGAAACTACCATCCGTCGTCGGTAGCATTGACATTTGGTTGGTTGGAGCAGCATTGGTTGGTGAGGACTATGGACTGTTGACCGCCTCTAACTTGACTTGAAAGAGctttcttaatttaatatttaatttcttaaaactGTTTCTATAATCGATGTAAACGAATTTATTTAGGTTATGTGTAGTTTGTCAAAAGTTTGAGGTAAAACGTTAAGGAAATAAACTAAAGAGAAACTGTAtgaagaaacaataaaaataaataaataaataagtttaaaattaataaatatttttatctattactttaaatttatttttcttattttaactgaataaaaaaatattaaaatatataagtgtttttaattaatttaattatattttatttgcttttatattttatatggtaaaaccaaatttgagaaaattatttttcttaatagttttttctttccttaatactttctcAAATCCAAATACaaccttaatttaaaaaaaaaaaaaaactaaattttaaatcatttctgATAAACAACATAGAAATTAATGTATTAGAAACATGTATATCCCTCTCCTATTGCATCTTGGtaaaaatattccaatttttctattttagcaTGCATATTTTGCTTCACTTCCTATGGACGAAGTATGAACAACTTATTGTAActtctccaaaaaaaatttattaagtaaATGGACTTTGAATAAAGTaagatttaatatattaattagatTCAATATTGAGtcaattaatatcatattttcctctttttaacttcaaaaacataaaaaaaaaaaaaaaaaaaaaaaaattaaaaaatggaatataAAACATACATTGTAGCTGatcttttcaaaactgtttCCAAAAGATATattatgataatatattttggggttttagaaaaatgttttggTGATATATTTTGCTATTCTAGAAAAACGTGGAGTGAAATCATCCATGCAAAGAGAATGAACTTTGTAACTGAGCCACTGCTCTTTAGCAGGAGTGTGTTTCAGTTGTACAATTAATAGAGTAAAATGAGGTTAATTCCATTCTATGTGTACTCAAATTGAATTGAGCTTTATATGATTTTACTGTGGGGCGAGCCAGAGTTTTAATTTAATGTAAACATATTactagaagaaaataaaatgaagtcaTCCACATATTAAATTATATGATGTTTTAACGTGGTGGTTCAATTAACCATGCACACTTCATGGttgagaaataatttttcattttacgATATAAATTATTATAGAGGATAAAAACGGACACAATTCTTGGGTTATGAAATATTCAATGTTTTCTCATTCCTTATattctcaccttgaaccacaaATCGTTTTATTCCATCGAGTGTCTGCCACTCTTCCTCACATCCCTGAATTGCGAGAAGTATTGCTCTAATGGGTATCTCTCACACTCTTTCTCACATTTTTATCTATCACATATAATCTTCACAAACTCAtcttttttataacattttcccctcatgacttaaaatatttattaagatATTCCCACTAACATTCCTTATTTTACAAGGCATCTAAATACATCACATATgaatttagaaagtattttatataataatttttataaaaataaatatttttcaattaagatCAAATTTGAGACACTTCCCAACATTTACAAGCTTTCAAAGACCAACAAATGAGAAATCAACTCAATTCCAACTAAAGCTATCAAATAAaccattatttcttttatttatttttaaataagattcaCATGAACACAACATTAATACAATGTTTGAGGAATATTTAAGATAATGAAGCACTGGGAACTTCAAACTCATCATTTGAGTTTGAGCTCATCACAAAGAAAGTCTAACAATGACTCAAGTACAAATCCAAATTTAGCAAAGtaataaaatactataagaGTATTATCAATTTCGGAGATAAATACCTTTGCTAACTCCTATTTGATACATTACTGCATTGAAGGGTAAACCATTctcttttatttctcttaatttGTAACTGTAGGAATGCTATGCAGCACAACAGTTTCGATGGTCAAGCCCGGCCCAAAACCGAATAATACTCCCCAATCCAATCCTTCACCTGTGGTAGCATTTTCCCCCTTCAAGGATTTCTTTCTCATCTCATCCAAAATAAACAACACACATGCACTTGACATGTTACCGTACTCACTTAACACATGCCTAGTTGCTTCgagtttctttttctctaaattgAGTTTTGCTTCAACTGCATCGAGAATTGCAGGGCCACCTGGGTGAGCAATCCAAAATAACGAGTTCCAATCGCTAATACCAAGTGGGTCAAAAGCCTGGGTCAAGCATTTCTCTATGTTCTCAGAAATCAAAGTAGGCACATTGGGCCACAAATGAAAGGTGAGCCCCACCTCACGTAAGTTTCCGGCAATGGCTCCTGCTGAATTAGGAATAAATGTTTGGGCTGCTGAAACAAGTTGGAAGAGTGGTCGTTCAATCGAGACATCTGGATCTGATCCAACAATCACAGCTGAAGACCCATCACCAAAAAGGGCTTGGCCAACTAAAGAGTCCAAAGCATCTTCGGAAGGGCCACGGAATGTAACAACAGTGATCTCAGAGCACACCACAAGAACTCGTGCTCCTGCATTATTTTCTGCAAGATCCTTAGCAGTTCGAAGGACAGTTCCACCTGCATAGCACCCTTGATGGTACAACATCACCCTTCTAACCGATGTTTCAAGACCTAAGAGATTAGCGAGTTTGTAATCCGCACCGGGCATTTCTACACCGGAGGTTGTACAAAATACAAGATGGGTGATCTTGGACTTTGGTTGGCCCCACTCTTTAAGAGCCTTCAATGCTGCATCCCTACCAAGTCTAGGTACCTCAGCAGTGATAATCTCTTGGCGTATGTTAAGAGATGGAGCCATATAAGCACCAATGTTTGGGTGCTCCTCAAGCATTTCTTCGGTCAAGTGAATGTAACGCTTCTTGATCATTGATTTGTCACCTGTAAATGAAGTAACATGAACACATTAGTTTTACCAATCAACAAGTCATATAGTATATTGTTCAAGATGATCAACATGCATTTAACATTGAAGAAAGTATAAAAGGGTATTCTTAATTATAGCTAGCAATGCTATATGATTCAAAAAACAGCTTTTCAATCAATTACAGTCAAATGAAAGGAATATTGGTTACCGaagtaaaatgattttcaagtttCCTGAAGTAATTTATCTAAAAGCTTTACTCTAGAAAGGTTGGAACATTCATTCACTTGGAGGTGAGCCTCACCTAATAGCACACACTCTTAGATGCATACAAATGTTATGTATATAAGAATTAATGCATGAATATACTTACATATGCGATTGAACTTCTTCTTCAACTCAGTCATGTGCTCGCTCTTAGTGACCCTGAAATAGTAATCAGCATAATCAGACTGGTAGACACAGTGGTCAGGAGTAGCTGTGCCAATGGCTAGGATAGTGGCCGGACCCTTGGCACGTTGAGCGTTTCTAAATTCCTCAACTGAAGCCATGGATGCTAGATACGTAATTGAATTGAAGCTTAAGATTAAGTTGAGGAAGGAAAGAGAACTCAAGTGCTTAGAGTTGGCTTGAGAAAGCTGGTTGTGGGTGCCGGGCTTTTATAGCCTGTCTCACCAACTCTCATCTATTGGCGGTCAATAACTAATGTTAGATATTTGAATTTGGGTTTTGAATGATTAGTTGGCTTCAAAGCTTGTGTGCTTGAgtttattttggattttcagACATGTATGTGTAGGTGTTTATGTATTCGCGCGTGTTGTCTCTTCATTCTTATCTGTTCTTCACCTACCCATATACGATGCGTGCATCCACAGAAAGGAGCGAGCATTCAATCCGGTCACGGCTAAagagaaacattttttatatagagAGACAAAGACTTCTCCAACCTCTTACTGGAAATTAATACTTTGTTCATTTGACTTTTCAACGGCTGGGAAGCTGCTACCATCATTCCTCATGACAAGGTCATTCAAAGATGGATTTCTCAATTAGAAGTAA contains these protein-coding regions:
- the LOC100242994 gene encoding stilbene synthase 6, which translates into the protein MASVEEFRNAQRAKGPATILAIGTATPDHCVYQSDYADYYFRVTKSEHMTELKKKFNRICDKSMIKKRYIHLTEEMLEEHPNIGAYMAPSLNIRQEIITAEVPRLGRDAALKALKEWGQPKSKITHLVFCTTSGVEMPGADYKLANLLGLETSVRRVMLYHQGCYAGGTVLRTAKDLAENNAGARVLVVCSEITVVTFRGPSEDALDSLVGQALFGDGSSAVIVGSDPDVSIERPLFQLVSAAQTFIPNSAGAIAGNLREVGLTFHLWPNVPTLISENIEKCLTQAFDPLGISDWNSLFWIAHPGGPAILDAVEAKLNLEKKKLEATRHVLSEYGNMSSACVLFILDEMRKKSLKGENATTGEGLDWGVLFGFGPGLTIETVVLHSIPTVTN